In Gracilinanus agilis isolate LMUSP501 unplaced genomic scaffold, AgileGrace unplaced_scaffold15547, whole genome shotgun sequence, the genomic window cagcagcatgaaTTGACAGAAAGACACGTCCATGTCCATTTATTTCTTATCAAGTAAACCATCATTTTagtcattatcaaattatctggaggtgataaaaagatcttgagacttcacatttttttcaatatttcccaagatattcttgatcttttgtccttccaagtgaactttgttatagttttttataattcagtaaaaaagttttttggtagtttgatgggtaagGCActtaataggtaaattaatttgtgtagaatggtcatttttattatgttagatcatcctacccatgagcaatcaatgtttttccaattgtttagatatagttttaattgcttggaaagtgttttgtagttgtgttcatataattcctgtgtttgttttggtagatagattcctaagtattttatattgtctaaggtgattttaaattgtgtttcactttctacctcttgctgctgtgatgtattggaaatagagagaaatgctgatgatttatgtgcattgaTTTTTAtgtcctgaaactttgctaaaattgttgattatttatactagttttttagttgattctctagggttttttccTACAATTTGTTTATTTAACTGCAAAGCAGTGCATACTTCACCTTCCTCATATTACATAAGTTATTGAGAATGGCTATAATGTACAATATTGCAGACTTTCCATTCTTCCCCAATAAACCAGaatcatcaattggggaaaaatatctTGTGGCACTAAGCCCAAACAAGCCAAGTAAAATAATTAGATTAAAACATTCTAGTGACTAGGTAATTTGGCAGGCAGATATGCAGAACCACAAGAAAAGGGAACATATGTAgcttttaagaggaaaaaaaataaggcaagaaaaCAGGGTCATATTCaggaccaacaaaagaaactttAAGTACATGGTCTAGGTCTAGTAAGTATACATTCAGCGCAAACTCTTCTAAATGCTATAGTACTAAACAAGAATACAAGCTGATATTCAGAATTACATTTAGGCATTACAAAATCCTAAGTGAAAGATGAAATCACATCCTACATTAGCACTCCTCAAGCAAGAAAgtatactaacaatttagaaaaatttccaaCAATACCAGTTCAAATTACTGATGCAACAAAGAGTTCTAAAGAGAGTAAGAACTAGCTTCCGGTACTGGTTTGACTACAATCAATTAGAGATGTGTGCCCTTggtcaaattatttaactttttgttGACTATATTATTTCTACTGTTTTCTCCCTAAACATTGTTGATGGAAAAGGGGCTTATCTGATTTTCAGCTCACCAGAATACCCAATTCCTTAAGCATTCCAGGTGAAATTTCAGTTTCAAAATTGCACACATACACAAGTACTGGTAACATTTACTCTTTAGCCATATTCTCAAAATGGAATGGTTTAGGGACAGTAAGAAGCAAAATATACCTGTAGAGAAAGTTATGCTAAATTTAATAAGGAGATTCTCATTTTCAATAATCTTAGTTCTGAAAACAAAGtaatttgtaaattaaattaaggtGAAGTCTCTTTTCAGGCATTTTAAATGTTTGAGTAGTTCCCCTTCAATGTAAAATACTGATAACTGCCAAAGCTCATGTGCCTAGCATTTGGGACAAATGATTTTATActttcattacattaaaataaacaatttacaAAAATAACTAAGAATAAACAGAACATTCAAGTTGTAAGTATTGTATTTGTTTCACTCACATATAACTGTGTTATGACAGGTGCTAGTTTTGTCAttgaatgaaaacattttttccatatcatcAAACATGTCATCAAAAAGTCCACATCCAAAAGAAAATTCCTGAAAATGATGCTTTTGCCTGCCGGAACTATCCTGGCGTGTCTGGAAGTgagtttcaaaatgtttttttggttTGAGTGTTTTTGCCAGGACCAAAAAATCAAAGTCTTTAAAGAGATCATGGAAGTTGAAGTTGAATGACTGCTGGAAGGTATTTCCACCACTACTAGTAAAGGTACTGTGTCCAACTGAATCATATTATTTTCATCTATTGGCATCTGAAAGTGTTTCATATGCTTCTGCAATCTCTCTAAATTTAGTTTCAGCATCAGGGCTCTTATTTTTGTCAGGATGGTAATTCATGGCCAACTTGTGAAAGGCCTTCTTGATTTGGCGTTCTGATGCAGATTTTGGAACTCCTAAGACATCATAGAAATTTTCCGTAGCTAGGATTAATTCTGTAATCATTAAAATGCAAATTGCAAAGGTGAAAACCGCCTGTGGAGTAGCCATTTTCATAACCCTTCAGCCTCTCCGTCCCCTCCTCAGGAGGTGAAGACGAAGCAGCAGCCCACTTGTCTTCTGGACCACAGGGTCCCCTCCTCGCGCCAGATTACCCCTCTCTGTtcttctccacctcctcctcAAGACGCGCAGCGCAGCGGCTGCACGTCAACCTCGCTCCagctccaaatccagttctctagggttttttaagtagaccatcaaaccatctgcaaagagtgatagcttattctcctcattgcctattttaatacattcaatttctttttcttctctaattgcccaGATCTCATGTACCTTCGATGCTGCACCTTGTTGTGGGTTCCCTTCATTCATTTggattagttttttttgttttcttttgttttgttttgtttttttttgtcctcttgaGATGTTCTGTATATGtggtttaggagaggttaagcacagTTCTTctactctgtcgccatcttaacccagaagtccccaTATGCTAGACAAATAAGAAAAACCTTTTGCATTGGACTAGCTATTAAATACTTTGAGTCAAATTTTTCACTATAAATTTAATTGGCACTTAATTATCACAGTAAACGAATTTACACTGTACCATCAGTacatatttaaattgttttgaaAATCATATTGTGAGGCATTTGGGAGTATCAAATCTTCCTGTTTCTGTCCtgatattttctccttcccttcctcagggTCCCATCtaagaaaagggggaagaagcaatgctgaatatatatttttacatgtgttatctgttgacattttgtaattttgggATGAAATTATTCCTTTCATGTCTTTAtgatctctcctcttcccctctctttgcaatcaaggagggggagagaaggattGGTGgacaatttttatatttatcctttatGTACAACGAATTAAATAATCTTAGAATTTATGGGACCCCCCAAATCCATAAAATCCCTAAAGAATATTACTTTTTGAATTTCTCAGACGGCCTCTGTCAGTCACTTCCATTcattggaaaagggagagagagggaattttctcaaaattaaaacCTCCTAGCACATAAAAAACACAGAATATAGACTCATCATGGACAGATGACATACAGACAACATAAATGTAcaagacaaatataaaacatttattctcATCAAGGTCTTGAATTGCTGGAATCTTTGAAGTAATTAAAGCTGGTGTATTGTAAAAGgggttcattttttttataagaaGCTAGGGCTGACAGTTGGAAAATCTCAGTTCAATTTACTTTTCATGCTCCCACAGTCTCTGAAAGCTTCCTAAGTTTACTTTCTGATCAACATACATATTTTCTCCTGAGAAATTGAGGGCTTTTTTGAGATTGCAGCAGTAGAAAGGGGAAGGTTTCAGCTGCCCTAtggtaaaaaaaagaatgggggaTCTCAACAATATCTCCTAGCAATTTTGAAAGTCATTcagactttttaaatattttgtcaaTATTACTAAATGGAAACTTTC contains:
- the LOC123254134 gene encoding LOW QUALITY PROTEIN: dnaJ homolog subfamily B member 9-like (The sequence of the model RefSeq protein was modified relative to this genomic sequence to represent the inferred CDS: substituted 2 bases at 2 genomic stop codons) — encoded protein: MKMATPQAVFTFAICILMITELILATENFYDVLGVPKSASERQIKKAFHKLAMNYHPDKNKSPDAETKFREIAEAYETLSDANRXKXYDSVGHSTFTSSGGNTFQQSFNFNFHDLFKDFDFLVLAKTLKPKKHFETHFQTRQDSSGRQKHHFQEFSFGCGLFDDMFDDMEKMFSFNDKTSTCHNTVI